In Pelmatolapia mariae isolate MD_Pm_ZW linkage group LG2, Pm_UMD_F_2, whole genome shotgun sequence, one DNA window encodes the following:
- the LOC134643538 gene encoding uncharacterized protein LOC134643538 isoform X1 translates to MRQSVVFHLTRWHQPGYLWKHRIDSPPYVPHVPSRQHQPACPWKRRIDPPPYVLQAARVQKLVHQQNESGQPMISTRHQILHLKSLSTTQMKNY, encoded by the exons ATGAGGCAGTCAGTAGTTTTCCATCTGACCAG ATGGCACCAGCCAGGTTATCTTTGGAAACACAGGATAGACTCACCTCCTTATGTTCCCCATGTACCAAG CAGACAGCACCAGCCAGCTTGTCCTTGGAAACGGAGAATAGATCCACCTCCTTATGTCCTCCAGGCAGCAAG AGTTCAGAAACTCGTCCACCAGCAAAACGAGTCTGGGCAACCGATGATTTCCACACGGCATCAAATTCTCCACCTAAAAAG CCTTTCCacaacacaaatgaagaacTACTGA
- the LOC134643538 gene encoding uncharacterized protein LOC134643538 isoform X2 encodes MRQSVVFHLTRWHQPGYLWKHRIDSPPYVPHVPRQHQPACPWKRRIDPPPYVLQAARVQKLVHQQNESGQPMISTRHQILHLKSLSTTQMKNY; translated from the exons ATGAGGCAGTCAGTAGTTTTCCATCTGACCAG ATGGCACCAGCCAGGTTATCTTTGGAAACACAGGATAGACTCACCTCCTTATGTTCCCCATGTACCAAG ACAGCACCAGCCAGCTTGTCCTTGGAAACGGAGAATAGATCCACCTCCTTATGTCCTCCAGGCAGCAAG AGTTCAGAAACTCGTCCACCAGCAAAACGAGTCTGGGCAACCGATGATTTCCACACGGCATCAAATTCTCCACCTAAAAAG CCTTTCCacaacacaaatgaagaacTACTGA